The Candidatus Alcyoniella australis genome window below encodes:
- a CDS encoding iron-containing alcohol dehydrogenase: MLPDFFEFWHPTRIVYGPGLAKDFSAEISDLKIKRPFVVTDEILYKKVGLVQPVLDGITSGGLEIAGVFDQVPPNSEIKIVKQICDQARDARADSILAIGGGSVIDSAKAANILFTNGGDLLNDYSGAQTLTEPLRPLIVIPTTAGTGSEVTMVAVILDEETHTKNSFVDKHMLPNLAVLDPEMTLSLPAQLTAATGMDALTHAMEAFWGLQKNPASDAFASQAVRMLMEFLPIAVSQGDNLEARSKVLVAATFAGAAFSHSMVGVVHSMAHATGGLYGVPHGVANAILLPYGMEYNLEEVPKQMSDLAQVMRLDTHGLDEISAARKAIDAVRELQDKLAASSGLPIKLSQAGVPEDGLEKIAAAAVMDGTTFYNPREVEEEAVLETLKAAY; the protein is encoded by the coding sequence ATGCTGCCGGATTTTTTTGAGTTTTGGCATCCCACCAGGATTGTATACGGACCTGGTCTGGCCAAGGATTTCAGCGCGGAAATCAGCGATTTAAAAATTAAGAGACCATTCGTTGTCACCGATGAAATTCTCTATAAGAAGGTCGGTTTGGTCCAGCCGGTGCTGGACGGGATCACAAGCGGCGGCTTAGAGATCGCCGGTGTGTTCGATCAGGTTCCGCCCAACAGCGAGATCAAGATCGTCAAGCAGATCTGCGATCAGGCGCGCGACGCGCGGGCCGACTCGATTCTGGCGATCGGCGGCGGCAGCGTGATCGACTCGGCCAAGGCCGCGAACATCCTGTTCACCAACGGCGGCGACCTGTTGAACGACTACTCCGGCGCACAAACGTTGACCGAGCCGCTACGGCCGCTGATCGTGATTCCGACCACCGCGGGAACCGGCTCGGAAGTGACGATGGTGGCCGTGATCCTCGACGAGGAGACCCACACCAAGAACAGCTTCGTGGACAAGCACATGCTTCCCAATCTGGCGGTGCTCGATCCGGAGATGACGCTGAGCCTGCCCGCGCAGCTTACGGCGGCCACGGGCATGGATGCGCTGACCCACGCGATGGAGGCCTTCTGGGGTCTGCAGAAGAATCCGGCCTCCGACGCCTTCGCCTCGCAGGCGGTTCGGATGCTGATGGAGTTTCTGCCGATCGCGGTCAGCCAGGGCGACAACCTCGAAGCGCGCAGCAAGGTATTGGTCGCCGCGACCTTTGCCGGCGCGGCTTTCAGCCACTCGATGGTCGGAGTCGTGCACTCGATGGCCCATGCCACCGGCGGCCTCTACGGCGTGCCCCACGGCGTGGCCAACGCGATCCTGCTGCCCTACGGTATGGAGTACAACCTCGAGGAAGTGCCCAAACAGATGAGCGATCTGGCGCAGGTGATGCGGCTGGACACCCATGGCCTGGACGAGATTTCGGCCGCGCGCAAGGCGATCGACGCGGTGCGCGAGCTGCAAGACAAGCTCGCCGCTTCCTCGGGCCTGCCGATCAAGCTTAGCCAGGCCGGTGTACCCGAGGACGGCCTGGAAAAGATCGCGGCAGCTGCTGTAATGGACGGCACGACCTTCTAT
- a CDS encoding type III pantothenate kinase produces MLLVVDVGNSNIVLGIYRDQELIAHWRLATNVKQTCDEYGMMLLQLMQHSDLDSKQVDGSIISCVVPPLLQSFEAMVRIYFNVRPLVVGPGIKTGMPILYDNPREVGADRIVNAVAAYERFKRALIVVDFGTATTLDAISERGEYLGGAICPGITISMEALFLKASKLPRVELTKPKRVIGRNTVNSIQSGILYGYAGLVDRLIERMSQEMDGSPVVIATGGLAERISIEATRIEHTDNMLTLEGLRVIFERNP; encoded by the coding sequence ATGCTGCTGGTAGTTGATGTCGGAAATTCGAACATCGTCCTCGGGATCTACCGGGACCAAGAGCTGATCGCACACTGGCGCTTGGCGACCAACGTCAAGCAGACCTGCGATGAGTACGGGATGATGCTGCTGCAGTTGATGCAGCACAGCGACCTGGACAGTAAACAGGTCGACGGCTCGATCATTTCCTGCGTGGTTCCCCCCCTGCTCCAATCGTTTGAGGCCATGGTTCGGATCTATTTCAACGTGCGGCCGCTGGTGGTCGGCCCCGGAATCAAGACCGGGATGCCGATCCTTTACGACAATCCGCGCGAGGTCGGAGCGGACCGCATTGTCAACGCGGTGGCGGCCTACGAGCGTTTCAAGCGCGCCCTGATCGTCGTGGATTTCGGCACGGCCACGACCCTCGACGCGATCAGCGAGCGCGGCGAATACCTGGGCGGGGCGATCTGTCCGGGGATTACGATCAGCATGGAGGCGCTGTTTCTTAAGGCGAGTAAGCTGCCGCGCGTAGAGCTGACCAAACCCAAACGGGTAATCGGACGCAACACGGTCAACTCGATCCAGTCCGGCATCCTCTACGGCTACGCCGGGCTGGTCGATCGACTGATCGAGCGCATGTCGCAGGAGATGGACGGCAGCCCCGTTGTCATCGCCACCGGCGGCCTGGCCGAACGAATCTCAATCGAGGCCACGCGGATTGAGCACACCGACAATATGCTGACCCTGGAGGGCCTACGGGTAATTTTCGAGCGCAATCCGTAA
- a CDS encoding radical SAM protein produces the protein MRVALVHPPESVQSIGSEIVQHPINIASIAAYIRRENDAEVELWDYAVLDHPSEDFRERMRRFKPQIVGFSCMTPLIVQGAELARIAKQEDPEVLVVVGGPHVSAIPEHTLEQYESFDISAIGEGEQTMSEIIHALEHGLPLENIASTAVRIDGAIRRNELRDLIHDLDDLPYPARDLIDLELYKGSSSPGLDSSLQRITELFTSRGCPMNCIFCASAVTHRNKVRFRSAEHVLGEVRQCVEQYGIQHFTIDDDTFTYGHKRLTAICDGLRELGVSWDCDSRVDSVNPEVLKMMADSGCKKIAFGVETGSPRMLELIKKQITVEQIEDGFDWAHRAGILTSAFIMIGSHPSETIEDLDQTLALIKRIRPDFVLVYIAVPYPGTELYHIMHDQELVFTEDWNEYDIVRTIPKWRTENFSPDQLVALQEKLYRKIYFTPRFIAQKLFAIRSLDDFRYMWDKGFSLLSFLGDRRKQSKISAPSGD, from the coding sequence ATGAGAGTCGCGCTGGTCCATCCGCCGGAGTCGGTCCAGAGCATCGGCTCCGAGATCGTTCAGCACCCGATCAACATCGCCAGCATCGCCGCCTACATCCGCCGCGAAAACGACGCCGAGGTCGAGCTGTGGGACTACGCCGTGCTCGACCACCCCAGCGAGGACTTCCGCGAACGGATGCGCCGCTTCAAGCCGCAGATCGTCGGCTTCTCGTGCATGACCCCGTTGATCGTTCAGGGGGCGGAGTTGGCACGGATCGCAAAGCAGGAAGACCCCGAGGTGTTGGTCGTGGTCGGCGGGCCCCACGTTTCGGCGATCCCCGAGCACACCCTGGAGCAATACGAGAGTTTCGACATCAGCGCCATCGGCGAGGGCGAACAGACGATGTCCGAGATCATCCACGCGCTGGAGCACGGACTGCCGCTGGAGAACATCGCCTCCACCGCAGTGCGCATTGACGGCGCCATCCGGCGCAACGAGCTGCGTGATCTGATCCACGATCTGGACGACCTGCCCTACCCGGCCCGCGACCTGATCGACCTCGAGCTGTACAAGGGCTCGAGCTCGCCGGGCCTGGACAGCTCGTTGCAGCGAATCACCGAACTGTTCACCTCCCGCGGATGCCCGATGAATTGCATCTTTTGCGCCAGCGCAGTGACGCACCGCAACAAAGTGCGTTTCCGCTCGGCCGAACATGTACTTGGTGAAGTGCGACAGTGCGTCGAGCAGTACGGCATCCAGCATTTCACCATCGACGACGACACCTTTACCTACGGCCACAAGCGGCTGACCGCGATCTGCGATGGGTTGCGCGAACTGGGCGTAAGCTGGGATTGTGACAGCCGCGTGGATTCGGTCAATCCCGAGGTGCTCAAGATGATGGCCGACTCGGGCTGCAAAAAGATCGCCTTCGGCGTTGAGACCGGCAGCCCGCGGATGCTCGAACTGATCAAGAAACAAATCACGGTCGAGCAAATCGAGGACGGCTTCGACTGGGCGCATCGCGCCGGAATTCTCACATCAGCCTTCATCATGATCGGAAGCCACCCCAGCGAGACCATCGAAGACCTCGACCAAACCCTGGCCCTGATAAAGCGCATCCGCCCGGACTTCGTGCTGGTCTACATCGCGGTGCCCTACCCCGGGACCGAGCTGTACCACATCATGCACGACCAGGAGCTGGTGTTCACCGAGGACTGGAACGAGTACGACATCGTGCGCACGATCCCCAAGTGGCGCACCGAAAACTTCTCGCCCGATCAACTCGTGGCCCTACAAGAGAAGCTCTACCGCAAGATCTACTTCACGCCGCGCTTTATCGCGCAAAAGCTGTTCGCGATCCGCTCATTGGACGACTTCCGCTATATGTGGGACAAGGGATTTTCGCTGCTGAGCTTCCTGGGCGACCGGCGCAAGCAGAGTAAAATCTCGGCGCCTTCCGGCGACTGA
- a CDS encoding glycosyltransferase family 2 protein — protein MADISAVFPIYNEVQLLPALVAQARAALEACGCAARLVLVDDGSDDGSTELIRELALADPLITAVHHPHNRGYGAALISGLSAADSELIMFSDADLQFDLAQIGTLLAAQQSAGVDVVVGYRSPRADPWHRLLYGRVWTAMVNVLLRVRVRDVNCAFKLMTRQARDALRLDQLQIQGPGINAAIFLRWKQAGLDWVEVPIAHRPRPSGLQTGGSAGAIRRGFRELMLLRKISRNG, from the coding sequence ATGGCCGATATCAGCGCTGTTTTCCCGATTTACAACGAGGTCCAGTTGCTCCCGGCGCTGGTGGCTCAGGCGCGCGCAGCGCTGGAGGCCTGCGGCTGCGCTGCGCGGCTGGTGCTGGTTGACGATGGCTCGGACGACGGCTCCACCGAGCTGATTCGCGAGCTGGCTCTGGCCGATCCGCTGATTACGGCCGTACATCATCCGCACAACCGCGGCTACGGCGCGGCGCTGATCAGCGGATTGTCAGCTGCGGATTCGGAGCTGATCATGTTCTCCGACGCTGATCTGCAGTTCGACCTCGCGCAAATCGGTACGCTGCTTGCGGCGCAGCAAAGCGCAGGGGTCGATGTGGTTGTGGGCTATCGCAGCCCGCGGGCCGACCCCTGGCACCGGTTGCTCTACGGCAGGGTTTGGACTGCGATGGTCAACGTACTGCTGCGCGTGCGGGTGCGCGACGTGAACTGTGCTTTCAAGCTGATGACCAGGCAGGCGCGCGACGCATTGCGCCTTGACCAGCTCCAGATCCAGGGACCGGGGATCAACGCCGCGATCTTCCTGCGCTGGAAGCAGGCCGGCCTGGACTGGGTCGAGGTGCCGATCGCCCACCGTCCGCGGCCCAGCGGACTTCAGACCGGCGGATCGGCCGGCGCCATCAGGCGCGGGTTTCGCGAGCTGATGTTGTTGCGCAAGATTTCCAGGAACGGCTGA
- a CDS encoding valine--tRNA ligase — MSDSRSNEMEKTYSPDDLEQRWYEYWERIGAFRAGEGDEREAFSIVIPPPNVTGSLHMGHAFNNTLQDILARYHRMIGHNVLWMPGTDHAGIATQNVVERQLAAEGSSRHELGREKFIERVWEWKQQYGDRIIEQLKHMGCSCDWDRLRFTMDEGLSKAVRKVFVTLYKEGLIYRGQYLTNWCPRCETALSDLEVEHEDQQGHLWHIKYPLADGSGELIVATTRPETMFGDTAVAVNPADERYADFIGKQVVLPLVGKQIPVIADDYVSMEFGTGALKITPAHDPNDFEIGLRHSLPMVKVIDERGVIASDVEETGRYAGMERNAARAAAVADLESQGLLHKVEDYASSVGHCYRCKEIIEPNLSVQWFVKTKPLAEQAIKAVRDGRTRIVPELWTKTYYNWMENIRDWCISRQIWWGHRIPAWRCPECPDVLLVEEIDPTSCPNCGGKLVQEEDVLDTWFSSALWPFSTMGWPEQTDLLKTYYPTSCLVTAFDILFFWVARMMMMGLKFMDDVPFHDVYIHALVRDEHGQKMSKSKGNVVDPLVIVDEFGADSFRFTLASLAAQGRDVALSKQRIAGYRRFANKIWNAARFTLSHLEGFERPSQAPCPQSLPDRWILSKSRHTAQLVGRAIEEFRFNDAAMLTYDYIWHTFCDWYLELIKPALYDDDAPAEQRELTKHVLCTALDSLLRMLHPFMPFVSEDLWQRLPGTGETIMLSEFNPLGQELVDDEAESKMDLAIEAITAIRTIRGEMNIAPSVKMQAVAVGDEQQLSVLRGLADLVRDQAKLESLIVDPAAQRPKTAAVAPLGSITIYVPLAGLVDLEAESTRLNKEIDKVDKDLSKIKAKLGNEKFLTRAPEEVVQLERERYEQLDARKAKLADALERIELIRSESAV; from the coding sequence ATGAGCGATAGCCGCAGCAACGAGATGGAAAAGACCTACAGCCCCGACGATCTCGAACAGCGCTGGTACGAATACTGGGAACGCATCGGCGCGTTCCGCGCCGGCGAGGGCGACGAACGCGAGGCGTTCTCGATCGTGATCCCCCCGCCCAACGTCACCGGCTCGCTGCACATGGGGCACGCGTTCAACAATACGCTGCAGGACATCCTGGCGCGCTACCACCGGATGATCGGCCACAACGTGTTGTGGATGCCCGGCACGGACCACGCGGGGATCGCCACCCAAAATGTGGTCGAGCGCCAACTGGCCGCCGAGGGCAGCTCGCGCCACGAGCTGGGCCGCGAGAAGTTCATCGAGCGCGTCTGGGAATGGAAGCAACAGTACGGCGACCGGATCATCGAACAGCTCAAGCACATGGGCTGCTCCTGCGACTGGGACCGCCTGCGGTTCACAATGGACGAGGGGCTGTCCAAAGCCGTGCGCAAGGTGTTCGTCACCCTCTATAAAGAGGGGCTGATCTATCGCGGCCAGTACCTGACCAACTGGTGCCCGCGCTGCGAAACCGCACTGAGCGACCTCGAAGTCGAGCACGAGGACCAGCAGGGCCATTTGTGGCACATCAAGTATCCGCTGGCCGACGGCAGCGGCGAATTGATCGTGGCCACCACCCGGCCCGAGACGATGTTCGGCGACACGGCGGTGGCCGTTAATCCCGCGGACGAACGCTACGCGGATTTCATCGGTAAGCAGGTGGTCCTGCCGCTGGTGGGCAAACAGATCCCGGTGATCGCCGACGACTATGTGAGCATGGAATTCGGCACCGGCGCGCTGAAGATCACCCCGGCCCACGACCCCAACGACTTTGAGATCGGCCTGCGACACAGCCTGCCGATGGTCAAGGTGATCGACGAGCGCGGAGTCATCGCCTCGGACGTGGAAGAGACCGGGCGCTACGCGGGCATGGAGCGCAACGCGGCGCGCGCCGCGGCCGTGGCCGATCTGGAGTCCCAGGGGCTGCTGCACAAGGTCGAGGACTACGCGAGCTCCGTGGGGCACTGCTACCGCTGCAAGGAAATCATTGAGCCCAACCTCTCGGTGCAGTGGTTCGTCAAGACCAAACCGTTGGCCGAGCAGGCGATCAAGGCGGTGCGCGATGGACGCACGCGGATCGTGCCCGAGCTGTGGACCAAGACCTATTACAACTGGATGGAGAACATCCGCGATTGGTGCATCAGCCGCCAGATCTGGTGGGGACACCGCATCCCCGCCTGGCGCTGCCCCGAATGCCCCGACGTGCTGCTAGTCGAAGAGATCGATCCCACGAGCTGCCCCAACTGCGGCGGCAAACTGGTCCAGGAAGAGGACGTGCTCGACACCTGGTTCTCCAGCGCGCTGTGGCCGTTCAGCACCATGGGCTGGCCCGAGCAGACCGACCTGCTCAAGACCTACTACCCCACCAGCTGCCTGGTTACGGCCTTTGACATCCTGTTCTTCTGGGTGGCGCGGATGATGATGATGGGGCTCAAATTCATGGACGACGTGCCGTTCCATGACGTGTACATCCACGCCCTGGTGCGCGACGAGCACGGTCAGAAGATGAGCAAGAGCAAGGGCAACGTAGTCGACCCGTTGGTGATCGTCGACGAGTTCGGAGCGGATTCGTTCCGCTTCACATTGGCCAGCCTAGCGGCCCAGGGCCGCGACGTCGCACTCTCCAAACAACGCATCGCCGGCTACCGCCGGTTCGCCAACAAAATCTGGAACGCCGCGCGCTTCACCCTGAGCCACCTCGAGGGCTTCGAGCGTCCCTCGCAAGCGCCCTGCCCGCAGTCGCTGCCCGACCGCTGGATCCTCTCCAAGTCGCGGCACACGGCGCAACTCGTGGGCCGGGCGATCGAGGAGTTCCGTTTCAACGACGCGGCGATGTTGACCTACGACTACATCTGGCACACGTTCTGCGACTGGTACTTGGAGCTGATCAAACCCGCGCTGTATGACGACGACGCGCCCGCGGAGCAGCGCGAGCTGACCAAGCACGTGCTGTGCACGGCGCTGGACTCCCTGCTGCGCATGCTGCATCCATTCATGCCCTTTGTCAGCGAGGATCTCTGGCAGCGACTGCCGGGCACCGGCGAGACGATCATGCTCAGCGAGTTCAACCCGCTGGGCCAGGAGCTGGTCGACGACGAGGCCGAGAGCAAGATGGATCTGGCGATCGAGGCGATCACCGCGATCCGCACGATCCGCGGCGAGATGAACATCGCCCCCTCGGTGAAAATGCAGGCCGTGGCGGTCGGCGACGAGCAGCAGCTTTCCGTGCTGCGCGGACTGGCCGACCTGGTGCGCGACCAGGCCAAGCTCGAGAGCCTGATTGTCGATCCCGCGGCCCAGCGCCCGAAGACCGCGGCCGTGGCGCCGTTGGGCTCGATCACGATCTACGTGCCGCTGGCCGGCCTGGTCGACCTCGAGGCCGAAAGCACGCGGCTCAACAAAGAGATCGACAAGGTCGATAAAGACCTCTCCAAGATCAAGGCCAAGCTGGGCAACGAGAAATTTCTCACCCGCGCGCCCGAAGAGGTGGTCCAGCTCGAGCGCGAGCGCTACGAGCAGCTCGACGCTCGAAAAGCCAAGCTCGCCGACGCGCTTGAACGCATTGAACTGATCCGCAGCGAAAGTGCGGTCTGA
- the nadC gene encoding carboxylating nicotinate-nucleotide diphosphorylase — translation MSGALKREISRVVRQALREDLGPGDITSHLTLPQRIEGSARIVARQELVVSGINCAARVFEIVPGKVHWEQFVENGQRIQRGTELARLHGPVYALLAGERVALNLLQHFSGIASTTARYVAAVKGTHAKIVDTRKTMPGLRMLQKAAVVHGGGENHRMGLYDAILIKDNHVDACGQLNWAVAIARSRMEQPLPIEVEVRTLKELEMALEAEVEQVLLDNMRPQMIRRAVKIIRRTRPQTLIEASGGVMLRSVREVALAGVDRISVGALTHSSQAVDIAMKYYE, via the coding sequence ATGTCCGGGGCGCTGAAACGTGAAATCAGTCGCGTAGTACGCCAGGCCCTACGCGAGGATTTGGGACCGGGCGACATCACCTCGCATCTGACTTTGCCACAGCGGATCGAGGGCTCGGCGCGGATCGTCGCCCGCCAGGAACTCGTGGTCTCGGGGATCAACTGCGCCGCACGCGTTTTCGAGATCGTGCCCGGCAAGGTGCACTGGGAACAGTTCGTGGAGAACGGCCAGCGGATCCAGCGCGGAACCGAATTGGCGCGGCTGCACGGTCCGGTCTACGCGCTGCTCGCGGGCGAGCGCGTGGCGCTCAACCTATTGCAGCATTTCTCAGGCATCGCCAGCACCACCGCGCGTTACGTGGCGGCGGTCAAAGGGACCCACGCCAAGATCGTGGACACGCGTAAAACCATGCCCGGTCTGCGCATGCTGCAAAAGGCCGCCGTGGTTCACGGCGGGGGCGAGAACCACCGCATGGGCCTGTACGACGCAATCCTGATCAAGGACAACCACGTCGACGCCTGCGGCCAGCTGAACTGGGCCGTGGCCATCGCGCGCTCGCGCATGGAGCAGCCGCTGCCGATCGAGGTCGAGGTGCGCACACTGAAAGAGCTCGAGATGGCGCTCGAGGCCGAGGTCGAGCAGGTCCTGCTGGACAACATGCGGCCACAGATGATCCGCCGCGCGGTTAAAATCATCCGCCGCACCCGTCCCCAGACCCTGATCGAGGCCAGCGGCGGCGTGATGCTACGCAGCGTGCGGGAAGTCGCCCTGGCCGGGGTCGACCGGATCAGCGTCGGCGCCCTGACTCACTCGTCCCAGGCGGTGGACATCGCGATGAAGTATTACGAATGA
- a CDS encoding biotin--[acetyl-CoA-carboxylase] ligase codes for MSWAAALNLLEREDTLSGEQLGELLGVSRAAVHKGVTRLRREGYRIEGTAGRGYRLLESASPYCQIEIERRLLKAGSNLPVVFRRECDSTNSLALSLEPSQDCVVVADSQRAGHGRRGRDWVSPAGCNIYLTRLFERRLNAQSASELVLVAGAACAAALNSLPGIQVGLKWPNDIYAQGAKLAGILVEGALVETSLVRAAVGIGINVNIDRRELTRRIDRPATSLLELTGRCIARGELVAQIVLQLDKWYAQWLKAGLSKVLSIYSKLDVIKDNVIEVDLADRTLEARSEGIDQQGRLLVVTMDGEQLCLNSGEVTIRPATGVIDAAGS; via the coding sequence ATGAGCTGGGCCGCCGCGCTTAACCTGCTGGAGCGCGAAGACACGCTGTCCGGCGAACAGCTCGGCGAGCTGCTGGGAGTCAGCCGCGCCGCGGTTCACAAAGGCGTGACCCGTTTGCGGCGCGAAGGATATCGCATCGAGGGGACCGCGGGCCGCGGCTACCGCCTGCTTGAATCCGCATCGCCCTACTGCCAAATCGAGATCGAACGTCGGCTGCTCAAGGCCGGCTCGAACCTGCCCGTTGTTTTCCGGCGCGAGTGCGACTCGACCAACAGCCTGGCCCTGAGTCTGGAGCCCTCACAGGACTGCGTGGTGGTCGCGGACAGCCAGCGCGCCGGACACGGTAGGCGCGGACGCGATTGGGTTTCGCCCGCGGGCTGCAATATCTACCTCACACGACTGTTCGAGCGTCGTCTCAATGCCCAGAGCGCGTCCGAGCTGGTGCTGGTCGCCGGAGCCGCCTGCGCCGCGGCGCTCAATTCTCTGCCCGGAATCCAGGTCGGACTGAAATGGCCCAACGACATTTACGCCCAAGGCGCAAAGCTCGCCGGCATCCTGGTCGAGGGCGCGCTGGTGGAAACCAGCCTGGTGCGCGCGGCCGTGGGGATCGGGATCAACGTCAACATCGACCGCCGCGAGCTGACGCGCCGTATCGATCGTCCGGCCACCAGCCTGCTGGAGCTGACCGGCCGTTGCATTGCGCGCGGCGAATTGGTCGCCCAGATAGTGTTGCAACTGGATAAATGGTATGCTCAGTGGCTGAAGGCAGGTTTAAGTAAAGTATTATCCATATATAGCAAACTAGATGTTATCAAAGATAATGTTATCGAAGTTGATCTGGCTGATCGCACGTTGGAGGCCCGATCTGAAGGGATCGATCAACAGGGTCGGCTGCTGGTCGTCACAATGGATGGAGAGCAGTTGTGCCTGAACTCCGGAGAGGTGACGATTCGACCGGCAACAGGAGTGATTGATGCTGCTGGTAGTTGA